The window ATTTGGTGCGGAGTGGTTCTCATCAGCGGCTGTGAATGGGGGAAATCAATATGGTACGAAATGACCATAAGAGTACAAAATGTGAGGAGAGTGCTCACGGTGTGCCTTTATATTATGTTTGTGACATTGCCCCTTGAGGAAAATAGTCGGGTACCTGATAATATagcgtttttcttttttttctaagcCTATCAGACGGCACATGGATGCCAGTTTTTAATAGTATACATATGGAACAGATTGTACATCGATCTCATAGTAGGAACATCCAATTTGCATCACACCGACGGATTCCTTTttggaattttattttttttatttttcagtttAATTAATCTTGTTGATCGGTCTTTTCTCATTCGAGCGCTTCGACAGATGGGCAAATACATGGAGCAGCGCCAATGTCCCCATGTCGCATAAGAAAATTACgtacacgaaaaaaaaaagataaaaagaaagtaataacatcaaaaaaataaggagaagtaaaaaaatggagtagAGAAAAAACAGCAGGCGGCTAATTACTGATGAACATAGATGCTGGAGTCTCTATACTACTGGCTTTTCTGAAGTAATTCTTCCACTGCTTTTCCTTAATAAACTTATTGATGTAGGAGTCCCTCCACTTGTTAAACAAAGTGTAAgtgttctttttccattcagaTAATTTTTGGTCTTCATTATCAAGGTattgtttttctttgttttccaCCCAGGCGATCCATTCTTCCGTTTCTTTGCTTAGTCGGTCTTTCCACttggtccatttttttctttcatttatAGACAACCACTTGggccatttgtttttttcccattcatcccattgttcttcttctttgcatTTCCAGTCCTTCGTAATCCATTCCataattttgttatttttccattggaTCCACTCCTTCACCAACATGACATCTACATAGGATTCACTTTCTGAGATCCAGTTACTCCAATCTATTTCCATCAATTCCTTTGCTTCAGTCTTTATCCAATTTTCCCACTCTTCATCTGTCCATGCTGGAgtgtttttaaaaacaaaggaGTAGTATTCTGAACCCATTCTTTCATTATAataattccatttttcttccatggATTTAATCCAATTTCCCCATTCTAGTTCTCTTTGAGCTATCCATTGATCTTTTTTGTGGTTTAAAGAGGTTGTGAATATTTCTGCATCACTGTCTAACTGtgtcatccattttttccactctttTGCTTTCCACTCATCCGTTTTGatattttcatcttccttttctttgctAATCACCTCTTTTGAGGTCTTATCTAcctcctttaatttttttttcgccggCTGATGGGGGTGGGTGGGAGTGTAGTGGATAGTGTGTTGAAGCACAGGTGGGGCAAGCAGTGTTGGTTGATATTTAAGAAGGCACAACACCGTAGGGGATATTTCCTGTATGCGTCGTTACGAACGACGCCACATATGTACACTCGTTTAGGCTAATTTGAAgccaggaaaaaaagaaaaaatgaagagaaaaggaggCTGCATGCGCCTTATTCTATTTCTTATATTtcggtaatttttttttttttttttttttttttttttttttttttctcacttacCGAATTGATGTACGTCAGGAAAAtgtagctagccaaaaagaGCGCTATAAAACTTGTACCAATAATGAGAAACTCCCTCTTAACATTAGCTAAAAAACTATCCTtgtatttttcaaaaaatgcgTTCACGAAGGATTTGCTATTATTGGGTACTGGTGCTTCAGGAACTACTTCCATATTTCTTTAACATCTAAATGGCAGAATGAAAATTGTTCAGATATGTCTAGGGGGGGAGCTTtggggcacaaaaaaaacaaaacaaaacaaaataataaataatagaACATAATACAATAAAACAGAATAAAATATCGtataatataatacaaaaatatataaaaatatatataatataaaagaataaaatattaattttctCTTATAAGTAAACATAAACATGAGgccaatttttcttcaatttttgacaaaaaaaaaataaatgtaaagaaAAGTAGTAGATAAATTGTACCACTAATGGAATCATGCAGAAATTAGGCTAAAAGGACTTataagaagtaaaaaaaaaaaaaattataataaaataatagtaataataataaaaaggagcagAAAGCCAGAAGTATAGaagaattatatataattaaaattagAAACAGTACAAGTATCTTACCTAAAAATATCATGCGCCGGTttaaaaagtattttttattattttttttttacagaaaTACGTACTGCAGCAATTATTTTGGGGTGCGTATTTATTCGAgccttaaaaagggaaacggCGCTGTGAGAACAAGGACGGAGAAACTGCCCCTTTCGCGGATTTCCTTTCTAAGAAATGGGCTACTTCGTGTATACAGATGCGAACATTTGAAGTTTTTTGTGCTTTTTATCTGCTTTAGTTGAATTATACTTCCCTCGCTTTAGTAGCAGCGATTCGCAGGggttaagaaaaagaaaaagaatgaaaaaaaaaaaaaaaaaaaaaaaaaaaaaatagaacaaaataataaaaaaaataaataatataatataatatatatataaaaagaaacaaatggACGAAGGACGCGCGGGAGAAATTATAAACAATGCATATTGAATTTTATATGGAACTCGTTTAAGCTCACTGTTTTAGAACATTGCGAAGGGTCACATTTTAGGCGGAATTTGAAAATCTGGAAATAGAACCCGTGTAAATCGTGTTAAGGAAGTTCTTCCCGTGGCATAAATTTTCAACCCATATGATGAGTACACACCATTGAGTGGCAATGTTTTAGATCTAAATGGGGGTTAGGACATCTTTTCCGTAGTATCCATTTTGCAGTTAATCATTTGTAACGGGGATGGAACCatgttttattaaaaattttgcgTACAGACTGTTCTGTTATTTATGTAAAGGAAGGTGGAAGCGAACCATGAAAAGGTATATGTGGTGGTGAACTTGTTAGACGTAAATGATTGCGCTTGAAGCGCTTCAGAATAGGTATACCCAATAACAGGATAATAGGCTagtaagaaaaaggaaaattttatacTGAGTCTATGCAAAAAttaattccttttctgttttattCAGCTTTGTTtcattataaaatttttgatgaatcgaaaattgcaaaattggatGCTCACATTACGCTACACCTGTTCCTAGGCTCCTTTTCCAAATAATTATTCCCCCGtcggagggggaagaaatatatatacatattttctctttcaaaTTTGCATatccaaaaaatgaaaaaataaaaaatgcaaacatttttttatatcaaaTAAGATAACCTTATTGtggggatatatttttttcctagaCATGGAATGGCGGAGCTGCGAAAAGGTTTTCGACATTTTTGCCTTGTGTGTATCCATAGCAAAATGACCCccaataaggaaaaataatggaCATAA of the Plasmodium knowlesi strain H genome assembly, chromosome: 5 genome contains:
- a CDS encoding tryptophan-rich antigen gives rise to the protein MEVVPEAPVPNNSKSFVNAFFEKYKDSFLANVKREFLIIGTSFIALFLASYIFLTYINSPAKKKLKEVDKTSKEVISKEKEDENIKTDEWKAKEWKKWMTQLDSDAEIFTTSLNHKKDQWIAQRELEWGNWIKSMEEKWNYYNERMGSEYYSFVFKNTPAWTDEEWENWIKTEAKELMEIDWSNWISESESYVDVMLVKEWIQWKNNKIMEWITKDWKCKEEEQWDEWEKNKWPKWLSINERKKWTKWKDRLSKETEEWIAWVENKEKQYLDNEDQKLSEWKKNTYTLFNKWRDSYINKFIKEKQWKNYFRKASSIETPASMFISN